A portion of the Cyanobium sp. PCC 7001 genome contains these proteins:
- the pgk gene encoding phosphoglycerate kinase, with product MAKRSLASLSADELRGKRVLVRVDFNVPLDEAGAITDDTRIRAALPTINDLVDKGARVILAAHFGRPKGQVNEGMRLTPVAARLGELLGKPVVKTDSCIGPDAEAKVAAMADGDVVLLENVRFFAEEEKNDPAFAAKLAALADVYVNDAFGAAHRAHASTEGVTKALSPSVAGYLMEKELQYLQGAVDEPKRPLAAIVGGSKVSSKIGVLEALIDKCDKVLIGGGMIFTFYKARGLAVGKSLVEEDKLDLARELEAKAKAKGVELLLPTDVVLADNFAPDAKTLTTSVNVIPEGWMGLDIGPDSVKAFQAALADCQTVIWNGPMGVFEFDKFAAGTNGIAHTLADLSAKGCCTIIGGGDSVAAVEKVGVAEKMSHISTGGGASLELLEGKVLPGVAALDEA from the coding sequence ATGGCGAAGCGATCCCTGGCCAGCCTTTCCGCCGACGAACTGCGCGGCAAGCGCGTGCTGGTGCGGGTCGACTTCAACGTACCGCTGGATGAGGCCGGCGCCATCACGGACGACACCCGCATCCGCGCCGCCCTGCCCACCATCAACGACCTGGTGGACAAGGGGGCCCGCGTGATCCTGGCGGCCCACTTCGGCCGGCCCAAGGGCCAGGTGAACGAAGGGATGCGCCTCACGCCCGTGGCCGCGCGTCTGGGCGAGCTGCTGGGCAAGCCCGTGGTGAAGACCGACAGCTGCATCGGGCCCGACGCCGAGGCCAAGGTGGCCGCCATGGCCGACGGCGACGTGGTGCTGCTGGAGAACGTGCGCTTCTTCGCCGAGGAGGAGAAGAACGACCCCGCGTTCGCCGCCAAGCTGGCCGCCCTTGCTGATGTCTACGTGAACGACGCTTTCGGCGCCGCCCACCGCGCCCACGCCTCCACCGAGGGCGTCACCAAGGCCCTCAGCCCCAGCGTGGCCGGCTACCTGATGGAGAAGGAGCTGCAGTACCTGCAGGGCGCCGTCGATGAGCCCAAGCGCCCCCTGGCGGCGATCGTGGGCGGCTCGAAGGTGAGCTCCAAGATCGGTGTGCTCGAGGCCCTGATCGACAAGTGCGACAAGGTGCTGATCGGCGGCGGCATGATCTTCACCTTCTACAAGGCCCGTGGCCTGGCGGTGGGCAAGAGCCTGGTGGAGGAGGACAAGCTGGACCTGGCCCGGGAACTGGAGGCCAAGGCCAAGGCCAAGGGTGTGGAACTGCTGCTGCCCACCGATGTGGTGCTGGCCGACAATTTCGCCCCCGACGCCAAGACCCTGACCACCTCGGTCAATGTGATCCCCGAGGGCTGGATGGGCCTCGACATCGGTCCCGACTCCGTCAAGGCCTTCCAGGCGGCCCTGGCCGATTGCCAGACCGTGATCTGGAACGGCCCCATGGGCGTGTTCGAGTTCGACAAGTTCGCCGCCGGCACCAACGGCATCGCCCACACCCTCGCCGATCTCAGCGCCAAGGGCTGCTGCACGATCATCGGCGGCGGTGACTCCGTGGCCGCCGTGGAGAAGGTGGGCGTGGCCGAGAAGATGAGCCACATCTCCACCGGCGGCGGCGCCAGCCTGGAGCTGCTGGAGGGCAAGGTGCTGCCCGGTGTGGCCGCGCTGGATGAGGCCTGA
- a CDS encoding universal stress protein encodes MFDTVLFPIDRSRQALDTAAVALQLVQQHGSRLVLLSVVETGDDPAAVAQLLEEARGSFEQAGVSCQVIEREGKPAFVIGDVADEINADVIVMGTRGIAIESDQQSTAARVIQLAPCPVLVVP; translated from the coding sequence ATGTTCGACACCGTTCTCTTTCCGATCGATCGCAGCCGCCAGGCCCTCGACACCGCCGCGGTGGCGCTGCAGCTGGTGCAGCAGCACGGCAGCCGCCTGGTGCTGCTCTCGGTGGTGGAAACGGGCGACGATCCGGCCGCCGTGGCCCAGCTGCTGGAGGAGGCCAGGGGCAGCTTCGAGCAGGCCGGCGTGAGCTGCCAGGTGATCGAGCGGGAAGGCAAGCCGGCCTTCGTGATCGGGGATGTGGCCGATGAGATCAACGCCGATGTGATCGTGATGGGCACCCGCGGCATCGCCATCGAGAGCGATCAGCAGAGCACGGCGGCGCGGGTGATCCAGCTGGCGCCCTGTCCGGTGCTGGTGGTGCCCTGA
- the ylqF gene encoding ribosome biogenesis GTPase YlqF, whose product MPPSTAGGSSAADASTQTIQLSVNAPAIQWYPGHIAKAEKALNAALAKVDLVIEVRDARIPLATGHPRLQRWIGSKPHLLALNRVDMIPREAREAWSAWFKHQGQVVWWCDAKAGTGVKQLQQAAIRAGAALNRRRVDRGMRPRPVRALMLGFPNVGKSALINRLVRQKVVDSARRAGVTRSLRWVRLGQDLDLLDAPGVLPPRLDDQQAALRLALCDDIGQAAYDNEAAAVAFLQLLVLLQAVPAAGVPENLLECRYGLPLEPLPNGAPDAEGWLRAAAERHTSGDKLRMATKLLDDFRCSRLGGLALELPQLPVPTGSGAA is encoded by the coding sequence ATGCCGCCATCCACCGCCGGTGGCTCCTCTGCCGCGGATGCCAGCACCCAGACGATCCAGCTCAGCGTCAACGCCCCGGCCATTCAGTGGTATCCGGGCCACATCGCCAAGGCCGAGAAGGCGCTCAACGCCGCCCTCGCCAAGGTGGATCTGGTGATCGAAGTGCGCGATGCCCGCATCCCCCTGGCCACGGGCCATCCCCGCCTGCAGCGCTGGATCGGCAGCAAGCCCCACCTGCTCGCCCTCAACCGGGTGGACATGATTCCCCGTGAGGCGCGGGAGGCCTGGAGCGCCTGGTTCAAACACCAGGGTCAGGTGGTGTGGTGGTGCGATGCCAAGGCCGGCACCGGCGTGAAGCAGCTGCAGCAGGCCGCGATCCGGGCCGGCGCCGCCCTCAACCGGCGCCGGGTGGACCGGGGCATGCGACCCCGGCCGGTGCGGGCGTTGATGCTCGGATTTCCCAATGTGGGCAAGTCGGCCCTGATCAACCGGCTGGTGCGCCAGAAGGTGGTGGACAGTGCCCGCCGGGCCGGCGTGACCCGCAGCCTGCGCTGGGTGCGTCTGGGCCAGGACCTCGATCTGCTCGATGCCCCCGGGGTGCTGCCGCCCCGCCTCGATGACCAGCAGGCGGCACTGCGGCTGGCCCTCTGCGATGACATCGGCCAGGCCGCCTACGACAACGAAGCGGCGGCCGTGGCCTTCCTTCAGCTGCTCGTGCTGCTGCAGGCCGTGCCGGCGGCGGGGGTGCCGGAGAATCTGCTCGAGTGCCGCTACGGACTGCCTCTGGAGCCGCTGCCGAATGGCGCACCGGATGCGGAGGGGTGGCTGCGCGCCGCCGCCGAGCGCCACACGAGCGGCGACAAGCTGCGCATGGCCACCAAACTGCTGGACGATTTCCGCTGCTCCCGGCTCGGCGGGCTGGCCCTGGAGCTGCCCCAGCTGCCTGTTCCCACGGGGTCCGGGGCAGCCTGA
- a CDS encoding RluA family pseudouridine synthase, translated as MGGFGEGEGELLQLTYPKPLPMRLDRWLVAQRPEQSRARIQKFIEAGYVRVNGVTGRAKTPLRHGDRVEVWMPPPEPLPYLVAQAMPLDVLYEDAHLIVLNKPAGLTVHPAPGNKDGTLVNGLLHHCPDLPGIGGELRPGIVHRLDKDTTGCIVVAKSQEALVNLQVQIQKRIASRDYLGVVHGQPAADHGTVIGAIGRHPADRKKYAVVSDASGRHACTHWQVQERLGDYALLRFKLDTGRTHQIRVHSAHMGHPIVGDPVYSRCRRLPLALPGQALHAVRLGLDHPITRERLVLEAPLPAVFEQLLERLRSRLAKAGS; from the coding sequence ATGGGGGGATTCGGCGAGGGTGAGGGGGAGCTGCTGCAGCTCACGTATCCCAAGCCGCTGCCGATGCGCCTGGACCGCTGGCTGGTGGCCCAGCGGCCGGAGCAGAGCCGGGCCCGGATCCAGAAGTTCATCGAGGCTGGCTACGTGCGGGTGAATGGCGTCACGGGCCGCGCCAAGACGCCCCTGCGCCACGGCGATCGGGTGGAGGTGTGGATGCCGCCGCCGGAGCCGCTGCCCTATCTGGTGGCCCAGGCGATGCCCCTCGATGTGCTCTACGAGGACGCCCACCTGATCGTGCTCAACAAGCCGGCGGGGCTCACGGTGCATCCGGCTCCCGGCAACAAGGACGGCACGCTGGTGAACGGTCTGCTGCACCACTGTCCCGACCTGCCCGGGATCGGCGGCGAGCTGCGCCCGGGCATCGTGCACCGGCTCGACAAGGACACCACCGGCTGCATCGTGGTGGCCAAGAGCCAGGAGGCGCTGGTGAACCTGCAGGTGCAGATTCAGAAGCGCATCGCCTCCCGCGACTACCTCGGGGTGGTGCATGGCCAGCCCGCCGCCGATCACGGCACGGTGATCGGCGCCATCGGCCGCCATCCAGCCGATCGCAAGAAGTACGCCGTGGTGAGCGACGCCAGCGGCCGCCATGCCTGCACCCACTGGCAGGTGCAGGAGCGGCTGGGCGATTACGCCCTGCTGCGCTTCAAGCTCGACACGGGCCGCACCCACCAGATCCGGGTGCACAGTGCCCACATGGGCCACCCGATCGTGGGCGACCCGGTGTACTCACGCTGCCGTCGCCTGCCGCTGGCTCTTCCCGGCCAGGCTCTGCACGCGGTGCGGCTCGGCCTCGATCACCCGATCACCCGGGAGCGCCTCGTGCTCGAGGCTCCCCTGCCGGCGGTGTTCGAACAACTGCTGGAGCGCCTGCGCAGCAGGCTGGCGAAAGCCGGGTCCTAG
- a CDS encoding heparin lyase I family protein → MTGEGSILDYNPTFRRISGGPSARLGSGGNYVEPGSGDLLGKYQGAFSPVSIGEEAGNRFLSFSVAGQGSGPKDRAELTQKGYFKARKVLQADFRLRIPEGSAISNNSFYLMQLWQLGGKNPFAGIRMRREESHKVDFITKTVSPGGGRSLNKVANFEFTPGQWHSFQMRFVFRPGQNSTMTVTADGQPLANWRGKAGTGNVQPIPNRGPTPYYRFKFGIYKRNEPAAGAFIAHYDDMVVGHI, encoded by the coding sequence GTGACGGGGGAAGGCAGCATCCTCGATTACAACCCCACCTTTCGCAGGATCAGTGGCGGGCCCAGCGCCCGACTGGGCAGCGGTGGCAACTACGTGGAGCCGGGTTCAGGGGATCTGCTCGGGAAATACCAAGGCGCCTTCAGTCCGGTGAGCATCGGGGAAGAAGCAGGCAATCGCTTCCTCAGCTTTTCCGTGGCTGGCCAGGGATCTGGCCCCAAGGACCGCGCTGAGCTGACCCAGAAGGGCTACTTCAAAGCCCGCAAGGTGCTGCAGGCCGATTTCAGGCTTCGCATTCCCGAGGGAAGTGCCATCTCCAACAACTCCTTCTACCTGATGCAGCTCTGGCAACTGGGTGGCAAGAATCCCTTCGCCGGCATCCGCATGCGCCGAGAAGAATCCCACAAGGTGGATTTCATCACCAAAACGGTGAGTCCCGGAGGGGGACGCAGCCTGAACAAGGTGGCGAATTTCGAGTTCACCCCGGGCCAATGGCACAGCTTCCAGATGCGCTTCGTCTTCAGGCCAGGCCAGAACAGCACCATGACCGTGACCGCCGACGGCCAGCCACTGGCCAACTGGCGCGGCAAGGCGGGCACGGGCAATGTGCAGCCGATCCCGAACCGCGGACCCACGCCCTACTACCGCTTCAAGTTCGGCATCTACAAGCGCAACGAACCGGCTGCGGGCGCCTTCATCGCCCACTACGACGACATGGTCGTGGGCCACATCTAG
- the nikE gene encoding ABC transporter ATP-binding protein has product MTDPVLRLTDLVVRYPQAERPILDGLDLELRPGETLALVGPSGCGKSTVARAVLQLLPVGSVCGGGLLLGGSDPRSLSRAALRRLRGEAVGLVFQDPMTRLNPLLTVGDHLTDTLQAHRPRWRRSQLRERAVDLLQRVGITAERFGSYPHEFSGGMRQRLAIALAMALRPPLVIADEPTTSLDVAVAGQVMAELSALCREAGSALLLISHDLAMAGRWCERIAVLDQGRLIEQAPARQLLLAPTSALAQRLVARAREREASGGPPPRQQEPLLVIEALRCWHPLPSLPWQPRFLKAVDGVSLQVNRGETVGIVGASGCGKSTLCRALMGLTPVRGGAVWLNGRDLQQLHGRELRQARRGVQMVFQDPLACLNPQMRVGEAVADPLRIHGLAGRGEARQRARALLEAVGLTPPEVFMQRLPRQLSGGQQQRVAIARALILEPQLLLCDESVSMLDAEVQADVLALLRQMQERFGLGMLFVTHDLAVAGGFCHRVIVLEGGKVVEEGPGRALLRHPQAPITRALVEACPRLPE; this is encoded by the coding sequence ATGACTGACCCCGTGCTGCGCCTCACGGACCTCGTGGTCCGCTATCCCCAGGCCGAGCGCCCCATCCTCGACGGACTCGACCTGGAGCTCAGACCGGGAGAAACGCTGGCGCTGGTGGGGCCGTCGGGATGCGGCAAGAGCACCGTGGCCAGGGCCGTGCTGCAACTGCTGCCGGTGGGGAGCGTGTGCGGCGGAGGCCTGCTGCTGGGCGGGTCCGATCCGCGGAGCCTGAGCCGTGCGGCCCTGCGCCGGCTGCGCGGAGAAGCGGTGGGGCTGGTGTTCCAGGACCCCATGACCCGGCTCAATCCCCTGCTGACGGTGGGAGACCACCTCACCGACACCCTGCAGGCCCATCGTCCCCGCTGGCGCCGGAGCCAGCTGCGGGAACGGGCCGTGGACCTGCTGCAGCGGGTGGGGATCACGGCCGAGCGGTTCGGCAGCTACCCCCATGAATTCAGCGGTGGCATGCGCCAGCGGCTGGCCATCGCCCTGGCGATGGCGCTGCGGCCACCCCTGGTGATCGCCGATGAGCCCACCACCAGCCTGGATGTGGCGGTGGCGGGCCAGGTGATGGCCGAACTCAGTGCCCTGTGCAGGGAAGCGGGCAGTGCCCTGCTGCTGATCAGCCATGACCTGGCCATGGCCGGGCGCTGGTGCGAGCGGATCGCCGTGCTGGATCAGGGCCGGCTGATCGAGCAGGCCCCGGCACGCCAGCTGCTGCTCGCGCCGACCTCAGCCCTGGCCCAGCGGCTGGTGGCCCGTGCCAGGGAACGGGAGGCCAGCGGCGGACCGCCGCCGCGGCAGCAGGAGCCCCTGCTCGTGATCGAGGCCCTGCGCTGCTGGCATCCGCTGCCGTCGCTTCCCTGGCAGCCCCGCTTTCTGAAGGCCGTGGACGGGGTGAGCCTGCAGGTGAACCGCGGCGAGACGGTGGGGATCGTGGGGGCCTCGGGCTGCGGCAAGAGCACTCTCTGCCGCGCCCTGATGGGGCTGACCCCGGTGCGGGGCGGCGCCGTGTGGCTGAATGGGCGTGACCTGCAGCAGCTGCATGGCCGGGAGCTGCGGCAGGCGCGGCGCGGTGTCCAGATGGTGTTCCAGGATCCGCTGGCCTGTCTCAACCCCCAGATGCGGGTGGGCGAAGCCGTGGCCGATCCGCTCCGGATCCATGGCCTGGCCGGCCGGGGCGAGGCGCGCCAGCGGGCCCGTGCCCTGCTCGAGGCCGTGGGACTCACGCCGCCGGAGGTGTTCATGCAGCGCCTGCCCCGCCAGCTCTCCGGAGGCCAGCAGCAGCGGGTGGCGATCGCCCGCGCCCTGATCCTGGAGCCGCAGCTCCTGCTCTGCGACGAGAGCGTCAGCATGCTGGACGCGGAGGTGCAGGCGGATGTGCTGGCCCTGCTGCGTCAGATGCAGGAACGCTTCGGGCTGGGGATGCTGTTCGTGACCCACGACCTCGCCGTGGCCGGCGGCTTCTGCCACCGGGTGATCGTGCTGGAGGGGGGCAAGGTGGTCGAGGAGGGACCGGGCCGGGCGTTGCTGCGCCACCCCCAGGCGCCGATCACCCGCGCCCTGGTGGAGGCCTGCCCGAGGCTGCCTGAGTGA
- a CDS encoding bifunctional (p)ppGpp synthetase/guanosine-3',5'-bis(diphosphate) 3'-pyrophosphohydrolase, whose protein sequence is MLRAVSDLNPSLQDPQLQGAAAGRPLASPGQGRAAMTAALDSEPLAEPVCEPLGDPDRSLPVPPAASGSSIARRPIHTPADYGVPLPEWLQRCIEHVPPGAGESCPTDAEALLASAFDFAYQLHEGQYRASGEPYIVHPVAVADLLRDIGASASVIAAGFLHDVVEDTEVTPDELEQHFGAEVRALVEGVTKLGGIHFTNKTEAQAENLRRMFLAMASDIRVVLVKLADRLHNMRTLAALKPEKQLRIARETREIYAPLANRLGIGRLKWELEDLAFKILEPEAYRDVQQQVATKRCEREERLGVTVQLLRERLAAVGLSACEVSGRPKHLYGIWSKMQRQQKAFHEIYDVAALRIICPSLDGCYRSLAVVHDTFRPIPGRFKDYIGLPKPNGYQSLHTAVIGRHRPIEVQIRTPEMHQVAEYGIAAHWKYKEGGSPAAVGNDAERFNWLRQLVDWQKDGGSQDSNDYLASIKEDLFDEEVFVFTPNGDVVGLRKGSTAVDFAYRIHSEVGNHCQGVRINDRLCPLATPLQNGDFVQIITAKTAHPSLDWLNFVATPTARNRIRSWYKKSHREANIQRGTEMLERELGRDGFDALLNGEAMAKVARRCNLVGTDDLLASLGFGGVTLHQVLNRLREELRLANSAAAPVLSNEELARNVSAQGEQSGAPVIPAGHGAASAILGLEGLDYRLGGCCSPLPGEPILAAVALGNHGITIHRQDCANVEQVPAERRLPVRWNPAAGAPEKRRYPVQLRIEVLDRVGVLKDILMRLSDHRINVSDARVRTTPGKPARIDLRVELTSAGQLTSTINQIRSMADVLDICRTGIG, encoded by the coding sequence ATGCTCCGCGCGGTCTCCGATCTGAACCCATCGCTGCAGGATCCCCAACTGCAGGGTGCCGCTGCCGGCCGCCCCCTGGCCAGCCCTGGCCAGGGCCGTGCCGCGATGACCGCAGCGCTGGACTCGGAGCCGCTGGCAGAACCGGTGTGCGAACCGCTGGGTGACCCGGATCGGTCGCTGCCGGTGCCTCCTGCTGCCTCTGGGTCTTCGATCGCCCGGCGGCCGATCCACACCCCCGCCGACTACGGCGTGCCGCTGCCCGAGTGGTTGCAGCGCTGCATCGAGCATGTCCCCCCGGGCGCCGGCGAGAGCTGCCCCACCGACGCCGAGGCCCTGCTGGCCTCGGCGTTTGACTTTGCCTACCAGCTGCATGAGGGCCAGTACCGGGCCAGCGGCGAGCCCTACATCGTGCATCCGGTGGCGGTGGCCGACCTGCTGCGGGACATCGGCGCCAGCGCCAGCGTGATCGCGGCCGGCTTCCTCCACGACGTGGTGGAGGACACCGAGGTGACACCCGACGAGCTCGAACAGCACTTCGGCGCCGAGGTGCGCGCTCTGGTGGAGGGCGTGACCAAGCTCGGCGGCATCCACTTCACCAACAAGACGGAAGCCCAGGCGGAGAACCTGCGGCGGATGTTCCTGGCCATGGCCAGCGACATCCGCGTGGTGCTGGTGAAACTGGCCGACCGGCTCCACAACATGCGCACGCTGGCGGCGCTCAAGCCCGAGAAGCAGCTGCGCATCGCCCGCGAGACCCGCGAGATCTACGCCCCCCTGGCGAACCGGCTCGGCATCGGCCGCCTGAAGTGGGAACTGGAGGACCTGGCCTTCAAGATCCTCGAGCCGGAGGCCTACCGCGACGTGCAGCAGCAGGTGGCCACCAAGCGCTGCGAGCGCGAGGAGCGGTTGGGGGTCACCGTGCAGCTGCTGCGGGAGCGGCTGGCGGCGGTGGGTCTGAGTGCCTGTGAGGTGAGCGGCCGGCCCAAGCACCTCTACGGCATCTGGAGCAAGATGCAGCGCCAGCAGAAGGCCTTCCACGAGATCTACGACGTGGCGGCCCTGCGGATCATCTGCCCCAGCCTCGATGGCTGCTATCGCTCTCTGGCGGTGGTGCACGACACCTTCCGCCCGATTCCGGGCCGCTTCAAGGACTACATCGGCCTGCCCAAGCCCAACGGCTACCAGTCGTTGCACACGGCGGTGATCGGCCGCCATCGCCCGATCGAGGTGCAGATCCGCACGCCTGAGATGCACCAGGTGGCGGAATACGGCATCGCCGCCCACTGGAAATACAAGGAGGGGGGATCCCCGGCGGCGGTCGGCAACGACGCCGAACGGTTCAACTGGCTGCGCCAGCTGGTGGACTGGCAGAAGGACGGCGGCTCCCAGGACAGCAACGACTACCTCGCCTCGATCAAGGAGGACCTCTTCGACGAGGAGGTGTTCGTGTTCACCCCCAACGGCGATGTGGTGGGTCTGCGCAAGGGCTCCACGGCGGTGGATTTCGCCTATCGCATCCACTCGGAGGTGGGCAACCACTGCCAGGGCGTGCGCATCAACGACCGGCTCTGCCCCCTGGCCACGCCGCTCCAGAACGGCGACTTCGTGCAGATCATCACCGCCAAGACTGCCCACCCGAGCCTCGACTGGCTCAACTTCGTGGCCACCCCCACGGCCCGCAACCGGATCCGTTCCTGGTACAAGAAGAGCCACCGCGAGGCCAACATCCAGCGGGGCACCGAGATGCTCGAGCGGGAGCTGGGCCGCGACGGATTCGACGCCCTCCTCAACGGCGAAGCCATGGCCAAGGTGGCCCGCCGCTGCAACCTGGTCGGCACCGACGACCTGCTGGCCTCCCTGGGCTTCGGCGGGGTCACCCTGCATCAGGTGCTGAACCGCCTCCGCGAGGAACTGCGGCTGGCCAACAGCGCGGCGGCGCCGGTGCTCAGCAACGAGGAGCTGGCCCGCAACGTGTCGGCCCAGGGGGAGCAGAGCGGTGCCCCGGTGATTCCGGCAGGGCACGGTGCCGCCAGCGCCATCCTGGGTCTCGAGGGGCTCGACTACCGCCTCGGCGGCTGCTGCAGCCCCCTGCCGGGCGAGCCGATCCTGGCGGCGGTGGCGCTCGGCAACCACGGCATCACGATCCACCGGCAGGACTGCGCCAACGTGGAGCAGGTGCCCGCCGAACGCCGTCTGCCGGTGCGCTGGAACCCGGCCGCCGGCGCCCCGGAGAAACGCCGTTATCCGGTGCAGCTGCGCATCGAGGTGCTGGATCGGGTGGGGGTGCTGAAGGACATCCTCATGCGCCTCTCCGACCACCGCATCAATGTGAGCGATGCCCGCGTGCGCACCACCCCGGGCAAGCCGGCCCGGATCGACCTGCGGGTGGAACTCACCAGCGCCGGCCAGCTCACCAGCACCATCAACCAGATCCGCTCGATGGCGGATGTGCTCGACATCTGCCGCACCGGTATCGGCTAG
- a CDS encoding DUF2062 domain-containing protein, whose product MALRPFQFRPHTPVLRSLRRAIQWLWHQEGNPGQRARGLAAGVFCGCFPFFGLQTLLGVALASVVRGNHLLAAAGTWISNPFTYLPLYWLNFKLGSMVLGPGLGWPGLDTLRSEAVWQLGWSFTSRILLGSLLVGLTAGAGLGWLYWRWLVHGTAGQPEQD is encoded by the coding sequence ATGGCGCTGCGTCCGTTCCAGTTTCGACCGCACACCCCCGTGCTGCGGTCCCTCCGGCGGGCCATCCAGTGGCTCTGGCACCAGGAGGGCAACCCCGGCCAGCGGGCCCGGGGGCTGGCGGCCGGGGTGTTCTGCGGCTGCTTTCCCTTCTTCGGTCTGCAGACCCTGCTGGGCGTGGCCCTGGCCAGCGTGGTGCGGGGCAATCACCTGCTGGCGGCGGCCGGCACCTGGATCAGCAATCCCTTCACGTACCTGCCCCTCTACTGGCTCAACTTCAAACTGGGCTCGATGGTGCTGGGCCCCGGGCTGGGCTGGCCCGGGCTCGACACCCTGCGCAGCGAGGCGGTGTGGCAGCTGGGCTGGTCGTTCACCAGCCGAATCCTGCTCGGATCGCTGCTGGTGGGCCTGACGGCCGGTGCCGGCCTTGGCTGGCTGTACTGGCGCTGGCTGGTGCACGGCACTGCCGGCCAGCCGGAGCAGGACTGA
- the mnmE gene encoding tRNA uridine-5-carboxymethylaminomethyl(34) synthesis GTPase MnmE produces MRGELELDSNDTIAAVATAVAPGQGSVAIVRISGPRAEAIGARLFRAPGQQVWDSHRVLYGHVVDPATEEPVDEALLLLMRAPRSFTRETVVELHGHGGLVAVQRVLELVLAAGARRALPGEFSQRAFLHGRLDLTRAEAISELVTARSRRAAQLAMAGLDGGLQRRIGALRERLLDQLAELEARVDFEEDLPPLDGEAVVAALTAVRRELEQLVAEARQGALLREGLRVAIVGRPNVGKSSLLNRLSRRERAIVTDLPGTTRDLLESELVLDGVPLTLLDTAGIRPTDDAVEQLGIARSREALAAADAVVLVFDLTAGWTPADAELRALVPDGVPLLLVGNKADLDPGPAAAQADVAISALTGAGSDALVEQLLQRCGAAEVQGVQVALNDRQRDLAARAAVALTGSLEAAAQQLPWDFWTIDLRGAVRCLGEITGEEVSEAVLDRVFARFCIGK; encoded by the coding sequence GTGAGAGGCGAGCTGGAGCTGGACAGCAACGACACCATCGCCGCCGTGGCCACGGCGGTAGCGCCGGGTCAGGGGAGTGTGGCGATCGTAAGAATTTCCGGGCCCCGGGCTGAGGCCATCGGCGCCCGGCTGTTCCGGGCCCCGGGCCAGCAGGTGTGGGACAGCCACCGCGTGCTGTACGGCCATGTGGTGGACCCGGCCACCGAGGAGCCCGTGGACGAGGCCCTGCTGCTGCTGATGCGGGCACCGCGCAGCTTCACCCGAGAAACGGTGGTGGAGCTCCATGGCCATGGCGGCCTGGTGGCGGTGCAGCGGGTGCTGGAGCTGGTGCTGGCCGCCGGGGCCCGGCGGGCCCTGCCGGGGGAGTTCAGCCAGCGGGCGTTTCTCCATGGCCGGCTCGACCTCACCCGGGCCGAGGCCATCAGTGAACTGGTGACGGCCCGCAGCCGCCGCGCCGCCCAGCTGGCCATGGCGGGGCTCGATGGCGGCCTGCAGCGTCGCATCGGCGCCCTGCGCGAGCGCCTGCTGGACCAGCTGGCCGAGCTGGAGGCCCGGGTGGATTTCGAGGAGGATCTGCCGCCCCTCGATGGCGAGGCTGTGGTGGCGGCCCTCACGGCGGTGCGCCGGGAGCTGGAGCAGCTGGTGGCCGAGGCCCGCCAGGGGGCGTTGCTGCGTGAGGGCCTGCGGGTGGCGATCGTGGGCCGCCCCAACGTGGGCAAGAGCAGCCTGCTCAACCGGCTCAGCCGCCGGGAGCGGGCGATCGTGACCGACCTGCCCGGCACCACCCGCGATCTGCTGGAGAGCGAACTGGTGCTCGACGGCGTGCCGCTCACCCTGCTCGACACCGCCGGCATCCGTCCCACCGATGACGCCGTGGAGCAGCTCGGCATCGCCCGCAGCCGCGAGGCTCTGGCCGCTGCCGACGCGGTGGTGCTGGTGTTCGATCTGACGGCGGGGTGGACGCCGGCCGACGCCGAACTGCGGGCCCTGGTGCCCGACGGGGTGCCCCTGCTGCTGGTGGGCAACAAGGCGGATCTGGACCCGGGGCCTGCGGCGGCGCAGGCGGATGTGGCGATCAGTGCCCTCACCGGCGCCGGCAGCGACGCCCTGGTGGAGCAGCTGCTGCAGCGCTGCGGTGCCGCCGAGGTGCAGGGGGTGCAGGTGGCCCTCAACGACCGCCAGCGCGACCTGGCAGCACGGGCTGCCGTCGCCCTGACCGGCAGCCTCGAGGCGGCAGCCCAGCAGCTCCCCTGGGACTTCTGGACCATCGACCTGCGCGGGGCCGTGCGCTGCCTCGGGGAGATCACCGGCGAAGAGGTGAGCGAGGCGGTGCTGGATCGGGTGTTCGCCCGCTTCTGCATCGGCAAGTGA